A genomic region of Luteibacter aegosomatissinici contains the following coding sequences:
- the htpX gene encoding protease HtpX, with amino-acid sequence MFKRIALFLATNIAVIALLSIVCHLLGVDQWAAQRGMGLGGLIIFASIFGMGGAFISLAISKWTAKMSTGAKVIEEPRNETERWLLETVRRHAEKAGIGMPEVAVYDAPEMNAFATGMSRNNALVAVSTGLLQQMDREQVSAVLGHEIGHVANGDMVTLTLIQGVLNTLVIIAARIVGRLIDSWLSGGREREGEGGIGYFVTVMVLQIVFGLFASMIVMWFSRWREFRADQAGATLAGRASMISALQRLSANHGETSLPQTIQAFGIAGHLASGFKRLFMSHPPIEERIAALQNAR; translated from the coding sequence ATGTTCAAACGCATTGCTTTGTTCCTAGCTACCAATATCGCGGTCATCGCGCTGCTCAGCATCGTGTGCCACCTGCTGGGCGTCGACCAGTGGGCGGCCCAGCGCGGCATGGGCCTCGGTGGCCTCATCATCTTCGCCTCCATCTTCGGCATGGGTGGTGCCTTCATCTCGCTGGCCATTTCCAAGTGGACGGCCAAGATGAGCACCGGCGCCAAGGTGATCGAGGAGCCGCGCAACGAAACCGAGCGCTGGCTGCTCGAGACGGTACGCCGCCACGCTGAGAAAGCGGGCATCGGCATGCCGGAAGTGGCGGTTTATGACGCCCCGGAAATGAACGCTTTCGCCACGGGCATGAGCCGCAACAACGCCCTGGTGGCGGTGAGCACCGGCCTGCTCCAGCAGATGGACCGTGAGCAGGTCTCGGCCGTTCTGGGCCACGAGATCGGCCACGTCGCCAACGGCGATATGGTGACCCTGACCCTGATCCAGGGCGTGCTGAACACGCTGGTGATCATCGCGGCACGCATCGTGGGCCGGCTGATCGATAGCTGGCTGAGCGGCGGCCGTGAGCGCGAAGGCGAGGGCGGCATCGGTTACTTCGTGACCGTCATGGTCCTGCAGATCGTGTTCGGCCTGTTCGCCTCGATGATCGTGATGTGGTTCTCGCGCTGGCGCGAGTTCCGGGCAGATCAGGCCGGCGCCACGCTGGCGGGCCGCGCTTCGATGATCTCGGCCCTGCAGCGCCTGTCGGCGAACCACGGCGAGACCTCGCTGCCGCAGACGATCCAGGCCTTCGGCATCGCAGGCCACCTGGCCTCGGGATTCAAGCGGCTCTTCATGAGCCACCCGCCCATCGAGGAACGCATCGCGGCGTTGCAGAACGCCCGCTAA
- the gluQRS gene encoding tRNA glutamyl-Q(34) synthetase GluQRS: protein MSYRGRFAPSPTGALHFGSLVAAIGSWLIARYHGGQWLLRVEDIDPQREVPGSAQGILAALTAFGFETDEPVLFQSERAGAYEAAFEHLRYAGHVFPCWCSRTDLVAHGGLHRDGQCIAKPDPSRPPAWRLRSPDRTIEWVDDLQGPQAENLREVAGDFVIRRVEGLWAYQLACVVDDGFQGITHVVRGADLLDSTARQIYLQELLGLPHPGYLHLPLVLDAEGRKLSKSEKALPVDPANPMPALRGALAWLGLAVPDVATPAAALAAALAAFEPAALRRSSLTVARTL, encoded by the coding sequence ATGAGCTACCGGGGACGCTTCGCGCCCTCACCCACCGGCGCCCTGCATTTCGGGTCGCTGGTGGCTGCCATCGGCAGCTGGCTGATCGCCCGCTACCACGGTGGCCAGTGGCTGCTACGGGTGGAAGACATCGATCCGCAGCGCGAGGTTCCCGGCTCGGCCCAGGGCATCCTTGCCGCGCTCACGGCCTTCGGTTTCGAAACCGATGAACCGGTGCTGTTCCAGTCGGAGCGTGCCGGTGCCTATGAGGCCGCCTTCGAGCACCTGCGCTACGCCGGCCACGTGTTCCCGTGCTGGTGCAGCCGCACCGACCTGGTGGCCCACGGCGGCCTGCACCGGGACGGGCAATGCATCGCCAAGCCCGATCCTTCACGGCCACCGGCCTGGCGCCTGCGCTCGCCCGACCGCACGATCGAATGGGTCGACGACCTGCAGGGCCCCCAGGCGGAGAACCTGCGCGAAGTGGCTGGCGATTTCGTCATCCGCCGGGTCGAAGGCCTGTGGGCCTACCAGCTCGCCTGCGTGGTCGATGATGGCTTCCAGGGCATCACCCACGTGGTGCGCGGCGCCGACCTGCTCGACTCCACCGCCCGGCAGATCTACCTGCAGGAACTGCTGGGCCTGCCTCACCCCGGCTACCTGCACCTGCCGCTGGTGCTGGATGCCGAAGGCCGCAAGCTTTCCAAATCGGAAAAGGCGCTGCCCGTCGACCCGGCCAACCCGATGCCCGCCCTGCGCGGCGCCCTGGCCTGGCTGGGTCTGGCAGTACCGGACGTGGCCACGCCGGCGGCGGCACTGGCCGCGGCGCTGGCGGCCTTCGAGCCTGCGGCGCTTCGCCGCAGTAGTCTTACGGTCGCTCGGACGCTATAA
- the cheD gene encoding chemoreceptor glutamine deamidase CheD — protein sequence MSDTFVAQPRTFAGFDPKSVLPGFEHVRRFWDPAQEVVTVKILPGEYYVSTQEEMISTVLGSCVSACVRDTRRRIGGMNHFMLPEPASTERDSWGSTVGRAARYGNDAMEHLINAILKAGGNRDDLEVKIFGGGRVLQTMTDIGQRNIAFVQRYIATEKLKLCAADVGDIYPRHVQFFPVSGKVRVRQLRSTHDTHLADREKRYLKRLENDPIKGDVELF from the coding sequence ATGAGCGACACGTTCGTCGCGCAGCCGCGGACTTTCGCCGGCTTCGACCCGAAGAGCGTCCTGCCGGGGTTTGAACACGTGCGCCGCTTCTGGGATCCCGCCCAGGAAGTGGTGACGGTGAAGATCCTGCCGGGCGAGTACTACGTCAGCACGCAGGAAGAAATGATCTCCACGGTGTTGGGCTCGTGCGTTTCGGCGTGCGTGCGCGACACGCGCCGCCGCATTGGTGGCATGAACCACTTCATGCTGCCGGAGCCGGCCAGTACCGAGCGTGATAGCTGGGGTTCCACCGTGGGCCGTGCGGCGCGCTACGGCAACGATGCGATGGAGCACCTGATCAACGCGATCCTCAAGGCCGGCGGCAACCGCGACGACCTGGAAGTGAAGATCTTTGGCGGTGGCCGCGTGCTGCAGACCATGACCGATATCGGCCAGCGCAACATCGCCTTCGTGCAGCGCTATATCGCCACCGAAAAACTCAAGCTGTGCGCCGCCGATGTCGGCGATATCTACCCTCGCCACGTGCAGTTTTTCCCGGTGAGCGGCAAGGTCCGCGTGCGCCAGCTGCGCTCCACGCACGACACCCACCTGGCCGATCGCGAGAAGCGGTACCTCAAGCGATTGGAAAACGATCCGATAAAGGGAGATGTCGAGCTGTTCTGA
- a CDS encoding protein-glutamate methylesterase/protein-glutamine glutaminase, giving the protein MQKVRVLIVDDSALVRKVLTAMLESDPGIEVVGTAPDPLIAREKIKALNPDVLTLDVEMPRMDGLTFLENLMRLRPMPVVMVSTLTEKGADVTLRALELGAVDFFTKPAADLANTFMEHAPEICAKVRLAAGANPRERSTVTKIEKIDLSLGKLEVAPRLSADAVLPRAQTPGSRGGQRIIAIGASTGGTEAIRVVLEAMPPTAPPIVITQHIPAAFSGPFAARMDSVSAMKVSEARDGQPIQAGHVYIAPGSQHLLVMWDGARHVCRLHDGPPVNRHKPAVDVLFRSMAASVGAATVGCLLTGMGDDGARGLGELKEIGAHTLVQDEASSVVWGMPGAAWKAGAAETMLPLDQIAERLLALAHTPIPAAAARVGT; this is encoded by the coding sequence ATGCAGAAAGTACGCGTCCTTATCGTCGACGACTCGGCCCTGGTTCGTAAGGTGCTGACCGCCATGCTCGAGTCCGATCCGGGCATCGAGGTGGTGGGCACCGCGCCGGATCCGCTGATCGCGCGCGAGAAGATCAAGGCACTGAACCCGGATGTGCTGACGCTGGACGTGGAAATGCCGCGCATGGATGGCCTCACGTTCCTCGAGAACCTGATGCGCCTGCGTCCCATGCCGGTAGTGATGGTCTCCACGCTGACGGAGAAGGGCGCGGACGTGACCCTGCGCGCGCTGGAACTGGGCGCGGTGGATTTCTTCACCAAGCCCGCCGCTGATCTCGCCAACACGTTCATGGAGCACGCGCCGGAAATCTGCGCCAAGGTGCGCCTGGCGGCTGGCGCGAATCCGCGCGAGCGCTCCACCGTCACGAAGATCGAAAAGATCGACCTGTCGCTCGGCAAGCTGGAAGTCGCCCCGCGCCTCTCGGCCGATGCCGTGCTGCCGCGCGCGCAGACCCCGGGCAGCCGCGGTGGCCAGCGCATCATCGCGATCGGCGCCTCCACCGGCGGCACCGAGGCGATCCGCGTGGTGCTCGAGGCCATGCCGCCTACGGCACCGCCCATCGTGATTACCCAGCATATTCCCGCCGCTTTCAGCGGCCCGTTCGCCGCCCGCATGGATAGCGTCTCCGCCATGAAGGTGAGCGAAGCGCGCGATGGCCAGCCCATCCAGGCCGGCCACGTGTACATCGCCCCCGGCAGCCAGCACCTGCTGGTCATGTGGGATGGCGCGCGCCACGTTTGCCGCCTGCACGATGGCCCGCCGGTGAACCGGCACAAGCCGGCGGTGGATGTGCTGTTCCGTTCCATGGCCGCCAGCGTCGGCGCCGCCACCGTGGGCTGCCTGCTCACCGGTATGGGCGACGACGGTGCCCGCGGCCTGGGCGAGCTGAAGGAAATTGGCGCGCACACGCTCGTGCAGGATGAAGCCAGCTCCGTGGTGTGGGGCATGCCCGGCGCCGCCTGGAAGGCTGGCGCGGCCGAAACCATGCTGCCGCTGGACCAGATCGCCGAGCGCTTGCTTGCCCTTGCCCATACCCCCATTCCCGCCGCCGCGGCTCGCGTCGGCACCTGA
- a CDS encoding ShlB/FhaC/HecB family hemolysin secretion/activation protein, with product MNRWIGCLLGMAVVSSVHAQVRAPANPLQTLPRTETPRQAPVQVNVQAPNEALQALLAKRITPTRFDVVGVKSIPFSDVAALFAPMRGKEVTIGQLVEAANKVTELYRKHGYALSFAFIPGQDLSQGVVRVTAVEGYVSQVDVRGDAGNMDKRIRAIAARVVGERPLRQETFERYTQLLGQLPGAKVSANVPAPTTTDGATTLVLDVTRQRYDLSYGLDFNHPGTQGVFSLLENGATPLGEQLSVSTLFPNGSGQRLYNATWLEPFGSDGWQGKVDASRYWGRPDTGDQLPDYLDHQLSQDRLALSALYPLRLTNSERLNLTVSTYASKQDDRYRNVDNGVIVALQSSVRVLSTELSWLKVSGKRSRQFSFAVAHGFDAFGAYSRAVSNLPVELGIATPDVKFTRYTMNMAFADPWPHGFGTVFRAMGQYSNDSLPSTEQINFGGPSFAYAYDPGDAAGDSGWAASGEINRGFIVASKWLTSLTPYIVYQSARVYLNGAKPLIDRLDSAAVGFRASDGKHYSIDFALARPTGDRPPESNDRKTRWNLTFSYKLM from the coding sequence ATGAACCGGTGGATCGGTTGCCTGCTTGGCATGGCCGTCGTCAGTTCCGTTCACGCGCAGGTACGCGCGCCCGCCAACCCACTGCAAACCCTCCCACGTACGGAAACACCGCGCCAGGCCCCGGTGCAGGTGAACGTGCAGGCACCGAACGAGGCATTGCAGGCCTTGCTCGCCAAACGCATCACCCCCACGCGCTTCGATGTGGTGGGCGTGAAATCCATCCCGTTTTCCGATGTGGCGGCGTTGTTTGCGCCGATGCGCGGCAAGGAAGTCACGATCGGCCAACTGGTGGAAGCGGCGAACAAGGTCACCGAGCTCTACCGCAAACACGGGTACGCGCTGTCGTTCGCGTTTATTCCCGGACAGGATCTCTCGCAGGGCGTGGTACGCGTCACCGCCGTGGAAGGGTATGTGTCGCAGGTGGATGTGCGCGGCGATGCGGGGAACATGGATAAGCGCATCCGCGCGATCGCCGCCCGCGTGGTCGGGGAGCGGCCGTTGCGGCAGGAAACGTTCGAGCGCTATACGCAGTTGCTGGGGCAGTTGCCGGGCGCGAAGGTGAGCGCGAATGTGCCCGCGCCGACGACCACCGATGGTGCGACCACGCTGGTGCTGGATGTCACGCGGCAGCGCTACGACCTTAGCTACGGCCTCGATTTCAATCACCCGGGTACGCAAGGTGTTTTCAGCTTGCTGGAAAACGGTGCGACACCGCTCGGTGAGCAGCTGAGCGTCTCTACGCTGTTTCCAAACGGCAGTGGCCAGCGCCTGTACAACGCCACATGGCTGGAGCCGTTCGGCTCCGATGGCTGGCAGGGCAAGGTGGATGCGAGCCGTTATTGGGGCCGCCCCGATACGGGCGACCAGCTGCCGGATTACCTGGATCACCAGTTGAGCCAGGATCGCCTGGCGCTGTCTGCGTTGTACCCGCTGCGCTTGACCAACAGCGAGCGGTTGAACCTCACGGTGTCGACGTACGCCTCGAAGCAGGACGATCGCTACCGCAACGTCGATAACGGCGTGATTGTCGCGTTGCAATCCAGCGTGCGTGTGCTGAGCACCGAACTCAGCTGGTTGAAGGTGAGTGGCAAACGCTCCCGGCAGTTCAGCTTCGCCGTGGCGCATGGCTTTGATGCGTTCGGTGCGTACTCGCGTGCGGTATCGAACCTGCCGGTGGAACTGGGCATCGCCACGCCGGATGTGAAGTTCACCCGCTATACGATGAACATGGCATTCGCCGATCCCTGGCCGCATGGCTTCGGCACGGTGTTCCGCGCGATGGGCCAGTACAGCAACGACTCCTTGCCCTCCACGGAGCAGATCAACTTCGGCGGCCCAAGCTTTGCTTACGCTTACGATCCGGGCGATGCGGCCGGTGACAGCGGCTGGGCCGCATCGGGCGAAATCAACCGTGGCTTCATCGTCGCATCGAAGTGGCTTACCTCGCTCACGCCGTACATTGTCTACCAGAGTGCCCGTGTGTACCTCAACGGTGCGAAACCCCTGATCGACCGGCTGGATTCAGCCGCGGTGGGCTTCCGCGCCTCGGATGGCAAGCACTATTCGATCGACTTTGCACTGGCCCGACCCACCGGCGACCGGCCGCCGGAGAGCAACGACCGCAAGACGCGCTGGAACCTGACGTTCAGCTACAAGCTCATGTAA
- a CDS encoding collagen-like triple helix repeat-containing protein, producing the protein MNEQGVGKVFSRTLLAGAVFAAAVAMSACSGHGSTHSGGGSGTTVNPGGAGGTGGGDNGGGGSGTGGTGDNGGGSGTGGTGGTGGGDGGGTGGTGGGTGGGNGGGTGGGDGGGNGGGNGGGNGGGTGGTGGTPTAASNAVGAVATGLGGIIASVGNTVTGVGVQVPGTTVLGGTNGLTNSVGDAVQDLGGAVTTLGNGVTSGLGQTGNISDPLGTTTDVVGNVVTQAGAAVNDLGTGVGTVGVGTPIAPITSTVATVVSNVGGGVGTLGTQLGGVLDSGSANALTKAVSDVITPVAASLGTAAAPDSSTNLVAAVGTGTGGIASGLSGGVHALASNVSAGTASSPAAPVGLTLGNTLDSTANTLGTLGNTLSTGVGKAPDANPVGTTLAGAGQTVASVGTTVGSVGTGALAPLAPVTGAVANTVTQVGNGVSSVASASSPLAPVTGVLNNVVNGVAAATPLSNTTGAGTGNGAGSTDPIGGLLGGVKGLLRRGADR; encoded by the coding sequence ATGAACGAGCAGGGCGTAGGTAAAGTTTTCTCCCGCACATTGCTGGCCGGCGCGGTATTCGCGGCCGCCGTGGCGATGTCGGCATGCAGCGGCCACGGTTCGACGCATTCCGGTGGCGGCTCGGGAACGACCGTGAATCCTGGTGGCGCCGGTGGCACCGGCGGCGGGGATAACGGCGGCGGTGGTTCAGGGACGGGCGGCACCGGGGATAACGGTGGCGGCTCAGGGACGGGCGGTACGGGGGGTACCGGTGGTGGTGACGGCGGCGGTACCGGCGGTACCGGTGGCGGCACGGGTGGTGGCAATGGAGGTGGCACCGGGGGTGGCGATGGCGGCGGTAACGGTGGTGGGAACGGTGGCGGCAATGGCGGTGGCACCGGCGGCACCGGTGGTACCCCAACCGCAGCCAGCAACGCCGTTGGCGCGGTGGCCACGGGCCTGGGCGGCATCATTGCCTCGGTGGGCAACACGGTCACCGGCGTGGGCGTGCAGGTGCCTGGAACGACGGTCCTTGGCGGCACCAATGGCCTGACCAACTCGGTGGGCGATGCGGTGCAGGATCTTGGCGGCGCGGTGACGACGCTGGGTAATGGCGTGACCAGTGGCCTTGGCCAGACAGGCAACATCAGCGATCCGCTGGGTACCACGACGGATGTGGTCGGCAACGTCGTGACACAGGCAGGCGCCGCGGTGAATGACCTGGGTACGGGTGTGGGCACGGTCGGCGTCGGTACACCGATCGCACCGATCACGAGCACGGTCGCCACCGTTGTTTCGAACGTCGGCGGTGGCGTGGGCACGCTAGGCACGCAGCTTGGCGGTGTGCTTGATTCGGGCTCGGCGAACGCGCTGACGAAAGCCGTCAGCGATGTCATTACGCCAGTCGCGGCTTCCCTCGGCACGGCGGCAGCCCCGGATAGTTCCACCAACCTCGTCGCAGCCGTGGGTACGGGTACAGGCGGCATCGCGTCTGGCCTGAGCGGTGGCGTGCACGCGCTGGCCAGCAACGTCTCGGCTGGCACGGCATCGAGCCCGGCGGCGCCGGTGGGCCTCACCCTCGGCAACACACTCGATAGCACCGCCAACACGCTGGGCACGCTGGGTAACACACTCAGCACGGGCGTGGGCAAGGCACCGGATGCCAACCCGGTCGGCACCACGCTTGCGGGCGCGGGTCAGACCGTCGCTTCGGTCGGTACCACGGTAGGTAGCGTCGGTACGGGTGCACTGGCACCGCTCGCGCCGGTTACCGGTGCGGTGGCAAACACGGTGACCCAGGTGGGTAACGGTGTGAGCTCGGTGGCGTCAGCAAGCAGCCCGCTGGCACCGGTCACCGGCGTGCTCAACAACGTCGTCAATGGTGTCGCCGCTGCCACCCCGCTGAGCAACACGACAGGTGCGGGTACGGGTAACGGGGCAGGGTCCACGGACCCGATCGGTGGTCTTCTGGGTGGGGTGAAGGGATTGCTCCGCCGCGGGGCCGATCGGTAA
- a CDS encoding methyl-accepting chemotaxis protein, whose product MVIPKNERITGLAVSAVALVAVLVFHAAWVAPIVVALLTATWIAIALRPRFEEPVVELVVTNSVQADEQSVRDAMEDVRSAIVDELGHASRELHQALDLVRDAVAELGGGFNGLSQKTGKQQKLLSEIIESGGKGISVQDFADRTAGLLEHFVGLIVQLSRESLRIVYRIDGMAKEMDAVFALLKNVNTIAEETNLLALNAAIEAARAGESGRGFAVVAGEIRNLAQHSNQFNEKIGTHVERSRTAMEQLRELVGRMASQDMNVALQAKGDIDTMMSTITESNARTSKAADEAATINRGLGNDVSTTIRSLQFEDILSQLLHQTRSRLVELQEITADCTRDIEELACAPADASELSARAQRVRARLAEQRERARLRARGPALQQSMAAGDIDLF is encoded by the coding sequence ATGGTCATTCCGAAGAACGAACGCATCACCGGCCTTGCGGTCAGCGCTGTCGCGCTGGTCGCCGTGCTGGTGTTCCACGCGGCCTGGGTCGCGCCTATCGTTGTGGCGCTGCTCACGGCTACCTGGATCGCCATTGCGCTGCGCCCGCGCTTTGAAGAGCCGGTGGTCGAGCTGGTCGTGACCAACAGCGTGCAGGCCGATGAGCAGTCGGTGCGCGATGCGATGGAAGACGTCCGCAGCGCCATCGTCGATGAGCTGGGCCATGCCAGCCGCGAACTGCACCAGGCGCTGGACCTGGTGCGTGATGCCGTGGCCGAACTCGGCGGTGGCTTCAACGGCCTGTCGCAGAAGACCGGCAAGCAGCAGAAGCTGCTGAGCGAGATCATCGAGAGCGGCGGCAAGGGCATTTCGGTGCAGGATTTCGCCGATCGCACCGCCGGCCTGCTGGAACACTTCGTGGGCCTGATCGTGCAGCTGTCGCGCGAGAGCCTGCGTATCGTCTACCGCATCGATGGCATGGCGAAGGAAATGGACGCCGTGTTCGCGCTGCTGAAGAACGTGAACACGATCGCCGAAGAGACCAACCTGCTGGCGCTGAACGCGGCCATCGAAGCGGCACGTGCGGGTGAATCCGGCCGTGGCTTCGCGGTGGTGGCGGGCGAGATCCGCAACCTGGCGCAGCACAGCAACCAGTTCAACGAGAAGATCGGCACGCACGTCGAGCGTTCGCGCACCGCGATGGAGCAGCTGCGTGAGCTGGTGGGCCGCATGGCTTCGCAGGATATGAACGTGGCGCTGCAGGCCAAGGGCGATATCGACACGATGATGTCGACGATCACCGAGAGCAACGCGCGTACGAGCAAGGCGGCGGACGAAGCCGCAACGATCAACCGTGGCCTGGGCAACGATGTGTCCACCACCATCCGTTCGCTGCAGTTCGAGGACATCCTGAGCCAGCTGCTGCACCAGACGCGTTCGCGCCTGGTCGAGCTGCAGGAGATCACGGCGGATTGCACGCGGGATATCGAGGAGCTGGCCTGCGCGCCGGCGGATGCGAGCGAGCTGAGCGCGCGTGCTCAGCGCGTGCGTGCCCGCCTGGCGGAGCAGCGTGAGCGTGCGCGCCTGCGTGCGCGTGGCCCGGCGCTGCAGCAGTCGATGGCTGCTGGCGATATCGATCTGTTCTAA
- a CDS encoding STAS domain-containing protein, translating into MSITIHNDTEHGCLTLHLGERFDFSIHRAFHDACLGDVAQARSYVLDLEQVTGMDSSALGMLMLLREHAGGDRAEIRIVNASADLRNTLRIAGFDKLFTVH; encoded by the coding sequence ATGTCGATCACGATTCATAACGATACCGAGCACGGCTGCCTTACCCTGCACCTGGGCGAGCGCTTTGATTTTTCGATCCACCGCGCGTTCCACGATGCGTGCCTGGGTGATGTGGCGCAGGCGCGTAGCTATGTGCTGGACCTGGAGCAGGTGACGGGCATGGATAGCTCGGCGCTGGGCATGCTGATGCTGCTGCGTGAACACGCAGGCGGCGACCGTGCAGAGATCCGCATCGTCAACGCCAGCGCAGACCTGCGCAACACGCTGCGCATCGCCGGCTTCGATAAGCTCTTCACCGTGCACTAA
- the phbB gene encoding acetoacetyl-CoA reductase, whose protein sequence is MKHGTTQRTALVTGGTGGIGTAIVRYLAQQGHRVATNFRDEARAAAWREDMIRDGIDVVMVPGDVADPVSAANMVRAVEELAGPVEILVNNAGITRDTTFHKMDYQQWTEVVNTNLNACFNVTRPVIEGMRSRQWGRIVQISSINGQKGQYGQANYAAAKAGVHGFTISLAQENARFGITVNTVSPGYVGTDLVMAVPEDIRAKIVAQIPVGRLGRPEEIAHAVAFLTSEDSSWITGSNLAINGGHYMGW, encoded by the coding sequence ATGAAACACGGCACGACGCAACGCACCGCACTGGTCACCGGCGGCACCGGCGGCATCGGCACGGCGATCGTCCGTTACCTTGCCCAGCAAGGCCACCGGGTCGCTACCAACTTCCGCGACGAGGCCCGTGCGGCCGCATGGCGCGAAGACATGATCCGCGACGGCATCGATGTCGTGATGGTGCCCGGCGATGTAGCCGACCCCGTCTCGGCGGCCAACATGGTGCGCGCGGTGGAAGAACTGGCTGGCCCAGTCGAGATCCTGGTGAACAACGCTGGCATCACCCGCGATACCACCTTCCACAAGATGGATTACCAGCAGTGGACCGAGGTGGTGAACACCAACCTCAACGCCTGCTTCAACGTGACCCGCCCGGTGATCGAGGGCATGCGCTCACGCCAGTGGGGCCGCATCGTGCAGATTAGCTCGATCAACGGCCAGAAGGGCCAGTACGGCCAGGCCAATTACGCGGCGGCGAAAGCCGGCGTGCACGGTTTCACCATCTCGCTGGCCCAGGAAAACGCGCGCTTCGGCATTACGGTGAACACCGTCTCGCCGGGCTACGTGGGTACGGACCTGGTGATGGCGGTGCCGGAGGATATCCGGGCGAAGATCGTGGCGCAGATTCCCGTGGGCCGCCTTGGCCGGCCGGAAGAGATCGCGCACGCCGTGGCGTTCCTCACCTCGGAAGATTCCAGCTGGATCACGGGTTCCAACCTGGCCATCAATGGTGGCCATTACATGGGTTGGTAA
- a CDS encoding catalase family protein codes for MPLSLYPPPLRYHESLEQVEPDEADTVEQLIATLTDINQTTLDNSGHAWRSVHAKSHALLTGELVVPGDLPRELAQGIFAKPGTYPVVLRLSTVPGDILDDSVSTPRGMALKIIGVEGARLPGSEGATTQDFVLVNGPAFIASTAKKFASSLKLTAATTDRAEGAKKALSAVLRGTERVLEAFGSRSSTLIALGGQPETHPLGDTYYSQAPMRFGDYVVKVSVAPRSPNLTRLTDATLNVNGKPDGLRDAMREHFAAQGGEWDLRVQFYTDPDTMPIEDASVPWPEEKSPYLEVARLVVQPQPAWNDARRAAIDDGLAFSPWHGVVEHRPLGSVMRARRVAYKVMAKFRAHHNKVNIKEPTSLDDLKLV; via the coding sequence ATGCCCCTGTCCCTGTATCCACCGCCGTTGCGGTATCACGAATCCCTGGAGCAGGTTGAGCCGGACGAAGCCGATACCGTCGAGCAACTGATCGCGACGCTCACCGACATCAACCAGACGACGCTCGACAACAGCGGACACGCGTGGCGTTCCGTGCATGCCAAGAGCCACGCCTTGCTGACCGGCGAGCTGGTGGTGCCGGGCGATCTGCCGCGCGAGCTAGCGCAGGGCATCTTCGCGAAACCGGGGACGTATCCGGTGGTGCTGCGCTTATCCACGGTACCGGGCGATATCCTCGACGACAGCGTTTCCACGCCGCGTGGCATGGCGCTGAAAATCATCGGCGTGGAAGGCGCGCGCCTGCCGGGGAGCGAAGGCGCGACGACACAGGATTTCGTGCTGGTAAACGGTCCGGCGTTCATCGCATCCACGGCAAAGAAGTTCGCGAGCTCGCTGAAACTCACCGCCGCCACGACCGATCGGGCGGAGGGCGCGAAGAAGGCGCTGTCGGCCGTGTTGCGCGGCACGGAACGCGTGCTCGAAGCGTTCGGAAGCCGTAGCAGCACGTTGATCGCGCTCGGCGGGCAGCCAGAGACCCATCCGCTCGGCGATACCTATTACAGCCAGGCGCCCATGCGCTTTGGCGATTACGTGGTGAAGGTAAGTGTGGCGCCGCGCTCACCCAACCTCACGCGGCTCACCGACGCCACGCTCAATGTGAACGGCAAACCCGATGGGCTGCGCGATGCGATGCGTGAGCACTTCGCCGCGCAAGGCGGGGAGTGGGATCTGCGCGTGCAGTTCTACACCGACCCGGACACCATGCCGATCGAAGATGCGTCGGTGCCGTGGCCTGAAGAGAAAAGCCCGTACCTGGAAGTCGCCCGGCTGGTCGTGCAACCGCAGCCGGCATGGAACGATGCCCGCCGCGCCGCCATCGATGATGGCCTGGCCTTCAGCCCCTGGCACGGCGTCGTCGAACACCGCCCGCTAGGCTCGGTGATGCGCGCCCGCCGCGTCGCCTACAAAGTGATGGCCAAATTCCGCGCCCACCACAACAAGGTAAACATCAAGGAACCCACCAGCCTCGACGACCTAAAGCTCGTGTAG